One stretch of Nitrospirota bacterium DNA includes these proteins:
- a CDS encoding integration host factor subunit alpha — MRKADIANEIYKQVGISKNEAADIVELVLNMLKDVLHKGESVKIAGFGNFVVRSKGARKGRNPRTGEEIGITPRRVVTFRPSQVFKKYVNS, encoded by the coding sequence ATGAGGAAAGCGGATATCGCGAACGAAATCTACAAGCAGGTCGGTATTTCAAAGAACGAAGCCGCAGATATTGTCGAACTTGTGTTGAATATGTTGAAGGATGTGTTGCATAAGGGGGAGTCGGTTAAGATTGCCGGATTTGGAAACTTTGTGGTGCGCAGCAAAGGGGCTCGGAAGGGTCGAAATCCTCGAACGGGTGAAGAAATCGGGATCACGCCACGCCGTGTTGTGACCTTTCGTCCCAGTCAAGTGTTTAAGAAATACGTCAATTCATAG
- the cimA gene encoding citramalate synthase, whose product MARKTPQLRSSQGKPDASPSSGLPSPAATPAVLEIYDTTLRDGAQAEDVSFSAEDKVRVAQQLDGLGVQFIEGGWPGANPKDIEFFRMIKTIPLQTATVVAFGSTRKASNTVQADPNIKALLDAETKVITLFGKSWSLHVTDALGISLAKNLEIIRDSVAHLRSKGRRLFYDAEHFFDGYKTNPDYALETIRQAVAAGAERVILCDTNGGTMPWEIKEICQIVRRECAVPLGIHAHNDCEMAVANSLVAIETGVLQVQGTINGIGERCGNANLCSIIPNLELKMKRVVLGERLSHLKRVSGFVTEIANLMPNTHQPYVGDSAFAHKGGIHIHAVLKNAATYEHVIPGLVGNRQRMLVSDAAGRSGLLEKVEAYGIKLDKSHAKLQELIDVLKERESQGYQFEAAEGSFELLMRKAMGTHKSPFQLLGFRVIIEKKQDHGASSSEATVMVKVGDVMEQAAAVGAGPVNALDHALRKALEKFYPQLREVKLLDYKVRVLSANRGTESKVRVLIESGDHKDKWGTVGVSENIMEASWQALADSIEYKLLSKDA is encoded by the coding sequence ATGGCTCGAAAAACACCTCAGTTACGATCCTCACAAGGCAAGCCTGACGCTTCCCCATCGTCCGGTCTGCCTTCTCCTGCCGCAACGCCGGCAGTATTGGAAATCTACGACACCACGTTACGGGACGGAGCTCAGGCCGAGGATGTCAGTTTTTCGGCGGAGGATAAGGTTCGGGTCGCACAACAGTTAGACGGGCTTGGCGTACAGTTCATTGAAGGCGGGTGGCCCGGCGCGAATCCAAAAGACATCGAATTCTTCCGGATGATCAAGACGATCCCGTTGCAGACGGCGACAGTCGTGGCATTCGGATCGACCAGAAAAGCCAGCAATACGGTACAGGCCGACCCTAATATCAAGGCATTGTTGGATGCTGAGACCAAGGTCATCACGCTCTTCGGGAAAAGTTGGTCATTACACGTCACCGACGCGCTCGGTATTTCCCTCGCGAAGAACCTGGAAATCATTAGAGACTCAGTGGCCCATCTCCGCTCCAAAGGTCGGCGGCTGTTCTATGACGCGGAGCATTTTTTCGACGGGTACAAGACGAACCCGGACTATGCGCTGGAGACGATTCGCCAAGCGGTGGCCGCCGGTGCCGAGCGGGTGATTCTCTGCGATACCAATGGCGGGACGATGCCCTGGGAGATCAAAGAGATTTGCCAGATCGTTCGGCGGGAATGTGCCGTGCCGTTGGGGATTCACGCGCATAACGATTGTGAAATGGCGGTCGCGAACTCCCTGGTGGCGATCGAAACCGGTGTCCTGCAAGTACAGGGAACGATTAACGGGATTGGCGAACGGTGCGGCAATGCCAATCTCTGTTCGATCATTCCCAATCTTGAACTGAAGATGAAACGGGTGGTGCTGGGAGAGCGGTTGAGCCATCTCAAGCGGGTTTCTGGATTCGTGACTGAAATCGCGAACCTCATGCCCAACACGCATCAGCCGTACGTGGGAGATTCGGCGTTTGCCCATAAGGGCGGGATCCATATCCATGCTGTACTCAAGAATGCCGCCACCTATGAACATGTGATTCCCGGGTTAGTCGGGAACCGCCAGCGTATGTTGGTGTCGGATGCGGCTGGTCGGAGTGGATTGCTAGAGAAAGTCGAGGCCTATGGGATCAAATTGGACAAGAGCCACGCCAAGTTGCAGGAATTAATCGATGTGCTGAAGGAGCGTGAAAGTCAGGGTTACCAATTTGAGGCGGCAGAAGGTTCCTTTGAGTTGCTGATGCGAAAAGCGATGGGGACCCACAAGTCGCCGTTTCAACTCCTGGGCTTTCGGGTGATTATCGAAAAAAAACAAGACCATGGCGCCTCATCGTCGGAAGCCACAGTGATGGTGAAGGTCGGCGACGTGATGGAACAAGCGGCAGCGGTTGGGGCTGGGCCGGTCAATGCGCTCGATCATGCGTTGCGGAAAGCGTTGGAGAAATTCTACCCCCAACTCCGAGAAGTCAAGCTGCTCGACTATAAAGTGCGCGTGTTGTCGGCCAACCGTGGGACCGAGTCCAAGGTTAGGGTATTGATCGAATCAGGCGATCATAAGGATAAATGGGGCACCGTCGGTGTATCCGAGAACATCATGGAAGCAAGCTGGCAAGCGCTGGCGGACAGCATTGAGTACAAGTTGCTGTCAAAAGACGCATGA
- the rlmB gene encoding 23S rRNA (guanosine(2251)-2'-O)-methyltransferase RlmB: MKISQTAPVAGSDSPQDLIYGLHAVREALRAGTRPLQRLILMRTDRQFADLVQLAKVKRVPVHIEPPPAFARLVPTGNHQGVIAYIAAKSFSTTEDILDRAKTRGEKPFLVLLDGVEDPHNLGAVLRTAEAAGVHGVFIPERRAVGLTPVVAKVSAGAIDHIPVGCVANLIRLIQDLKEEGLWVYGVDPQAEKLHTDIDMTGPIALVLGGEGEGIRPGVLGACDDLIRIPMLGKVQSLNVSAAAAVTLFEAVRQRRRIAAPAAKPTGS, encoded by the coding sequence TTGAAGATAAGCCAGACGGCACCAGTCGCTGGAAGCGATAGTCCTCAGGATCTGATCTACGGGCTGCATGCGGTGCGTGAGGCCTTGCGTGCCGGCACGCGTCCATTGCAGCGGCTGATTTTGATGCGAACCGATCGGCAGTTTGCCGATCTCGTGCAGTTGGCGAAGGTGAAGAGAGTCCCCGTTCATATCGAACCTCCCCCTGCGTTTGCGCGATTGGTACCGACCGGGAATCATCAAGGCGTCATCGCCTACATCGCGGCCAAATCGTTTAGCACGACGGAGGATATTCTCGACCGGGCGAAGACGCGGGGCGAGAAGCCATTCCTTGTGCTTCTCGACGGGGTCGAAGATCCTCATAATTTAGGCGCGGTCTTGCGGACAGCTGAAGCTGCCGGTGTTCATGGGGTCTTTATTCCGGAACGGCGTGCCGTCGGTCTGACGCCGGTGGTGGCGAAGGTTTCAGCCGGGGCGATCGATCACATTCCCGTCGGCTGCGTGGCCAATCTGATTCGTTTGATTCAGGATCTGAAAGAGGAAGGCCTCTGGGTTTATGGCGTCGATCCGCAGGCGGAGAAACTCCACACCGACATCGACATGACAGGGCCGATTGCGCTGGTGTTGGGAGGAGAGGGAGAAGGGATTCGTCCTGGCGTGCTGGGGGCCTGTGACGACCTGATTAGGATTCCGATGTTGGGCAAGGTGCAGTCGCTGAATGTCTCGGCTGCCGCAGCTGTCACCCTGTTCGAAGCGGTCCGCCAGCGCCGCAGAATCGCAGCGCCGGCGGCGAAGCCTACCGGATCTTGA
- a CDS encoding choice-of-anchor X domain-containing protein, with protein sequence MMRDRIFQIERGASFAEVLVAMALTMAGLAGAMGAFEAAERIVRNGILATRALAMAESRIEAKRSARWDRLLLDDLNHDGVPDLVMRDDGVGGDAVAGDGTYSGSWDQDGIQLIWTVTPSHSGSLSVSGHVVIEARAAYSSEAGPREVRVGTLLANPLFVGSQ encoded by the coding sequence ATGATGCGGGACCGAATATTTCAGATAGAGCGCGGAGCCAGTTTTGCTGAGGTGCTTGTGGCGATGGCTCTCACAATGGCTGGACTTGCCGGGGCGATGGGAGCGTTTGAGGCAGCAGAGCGGATCGTTCGAAATGGCATATTGGCCACGCGTGCCTTGGCAATGGCGGAGTCGAGGATTGAGGCCAAACGGTCTGCGAGATGGGATCGTCTCTTGCTCGATGATTTGAACCACGATGGTGTCCCGGACCTTGTTATGCGTGACGACGGAGTAGGCGGCGATGCAGTGGCCGGTGATGGAACGTACTCCGGGAGTTGGGACCAGGATGGCATCCAACTGATCTGGACGGTGACGCCGAGCCATTCCGGTTCGCTATCGGTCTCAGGTCATGTCGTGATCGAGGCTCGTGCAGCCTATTCTTCCGAGGCAGGTCCGCGTGAGGTACGAGTAGGGACGCTACTGGCCAATCCCCTGTTTGTTGGGAGCCAATAA
- a CDS encoding A24 family peptidase, which translates to MQEWPLYLLVGTLGALNGSFLNVCIYRLPRGESIVWPGSHCPSCTHPIEFYDNIPLMSYLWLGGRCRACRTSISIRYPLVEAANALGYLTVLWFFGPSWTAVLYALLFSALVVVTGTDLTHKMIPNVITIPGMMVGLLGAATVLPVGMVNSVLGLTIGGGILWLLAWLSPYLFGKEGMGGGDIKLLAMVGAFLGWKPALLTIMIGSLTGSVIGISLIALRIIKRDDYIPFGPFLVLGALLSMFFSQPLLDWYQGLLGPGY; encoded by the coding sequence ATGCAAGAATGGCCGCTCTATCTTCTGGTCGGGACCCTCGGCGCGCTGAATGGTAGTTTTCTCAACGTCTGCATCTATAGACTGCCTCGTGGCGAATCGATCGTCTGGCCCGGTTCGCATTGCCCCTCATGCACTCACCCCATCGAGTTCTACGATAATATTCCGCTGATGAGTTACCTCTGGCTTGGAGGCCGTTGCCGGGCTTGCCGCACATCCATTTCGATTCGCTATCCCCTGGTCGAAGCCGCCAATGCACTCGGCTATCTCACGGTCTTGTGGTTCTTCGGTCCCAGCTGGACGGCCGTCCTCTATGCCTTGCTGTTTTCTGCGTTGGTCGTGGTGACGGGAACAGATCTCACCCATAAGATGATCCCTAATGTCATTACGATACCTGGCATGATGGTTGGACTTCTTGGCGCAGCGACTGTTCTGCCGGTTGGTATGGTCAATTCGGTGCTTGGCCTCACCATTGGAGGCGGCATCCTCTGGCTCTTGGCCTGGCTGAGTCCCTATCTGTTTGGCAAAGAGGGAATGGGTGGGGGCGATATCAAGTTGCTGGCGATGGTCGGTGCGTTTCTTGGCTGGAAGCCTGCGCTCCTCACGATCATGATCGGTTCACTCACTGGGTCTGTCATCGGCATTAGCTTGATCGCGCTACGCATCATCAAGCGTGATGACTATATCCCCTTTGGTCCCTTCCTTGTTTTGGGGGCCCTCCTCTCCATGTTTTTTTCCCAGCCACTCCTCGATTGGTATCAAGGTCTCCTCGGTCCTGGCTACTAA
- a CDS encoding DedA family protein, with protein sequence MIEAIITELSRFVVSMISRFEYTGIFLTMAIESACIPLPSEIIMPFAGYLVTTGQFTMWGVTLAGALGNVAGSIVAYYAGVWGGRPFVERYGPYMLVSRTDIEMADRWFAKYGEAAVFFGRMLPVVRTFISLPAGIAGMNIYRFVLFTFLGALPWCYLLAYIGVKMGQEWEHLRDYFHQFDIVIGLSLALMVGYFLWSHWPKRRITPEL encoded by the coding sequence TTGATCGAAGCGATCATCACGGAACTCAGCAGGTTCGTCGTATCGATGATCTCGAGGTTCGAATACACCGGGATTTTCCTTACCATGGCGATCGAGAGCGCCTGCATTCCTTTGCCCAGCGAAATCATCATGCCTTTTGCCGGGTATCTGGTGACGACGGGACAGTTCACGATGTGGGGCGTGACGTTGGCCGGTGCTCTCGGGAACGTCGCTGGGTCGATTGTGGCCTACTATGCCGGTGTGTGGGGCGGTCGGCCGTTCGTCGAGCGATACGGACCCTATATGTTGGTATCGCGAACTGACATCGAGATGGCGGATCGATGGTTCGCCAAGTATGGCGAGGCAGCGGTATTTTTCGGTCGTATGCTCCCAGTCGTCAGGACCTTCATCTCGTTGCCGGCCGGCATTGCCGGGATGAATATTTATCGGTTCGTGCTCTTCACCTTTCTCGGTGCGCTACCCTGGTGTTATCTCCTGGCCTATATCGGTGTAAAAATGGGACAGGAGTGGGAACATCTGAGAGACTATTTCCATCAGTTCGACATCGTGATCGGCTTGAGCTTGGCGCTCATGGTGGGCTATTTTCTCTGGTCCCATTGGCCGAAGCGCCGCATCACTCCGGAGTTGTAA
- a CDS encoding aspartate kinase, with amino-acid sequence MALIVQKYGGTSVGTIERIRCVAERVERAHKDGHRVVVVLSAMSGETDRLLRLAHEVTPLPDDRELDMLLSTGERVTIALLAMALRARGLDAQSFTGRQVGIMTDSAHTKARITRVSADRIREALLNGVIPVVAGFQGINEQSDVTTLGRGGSDLTAVALAAALKADRCIIFTDVDGVYTSDPNIVPAAQRIDKISYEEMLEMASLGAKVLQSRSVEFAAKFNVPVEVNSSFKEGKGTLVTREDEDMEAVAVSGVTGDRNQAKITIVGVPDKPGIASKVFGPVAKAHINVDMIIQNMGQSGMTDISFTIPRVDIKKALPLIQDVAKGIDAKSVAVTEAIAKVSLVGVGMRSHSGVAAKMFDVLSGEGVNILMISTSEIKISCVIDEKYVELAMRSLHTAFGLDQPLAVDRAAK; translated from the coding sequence GTGGCGCTGATTGTCCAGAAATATGGAGGGACTTCCGTCGGTACGATCGAGCGGATCCGTTGTGTGGCCGAACGTGTCGAGCGAGCACATAAGGATGGCCATCGTGTCGTGGTGGTGCTGTCCGCGATGAGCGGCGAGACGGATCGGCTGCTTCGGTTGGCGCATGAAGTCACTCCACTGCCGGACGATCGTGAACTCGATATGCTGTTGTCGACCGGAGAGCGGGTGACGATTGCCTTATTGGCGATGGCCTTGCGGGCCAGGGGACTCGATGCCCAATCGTTTACGGGCCGTCAAGTCGGAATTATGACCGACAGTGCCCATACGAAAGCCAGGATTACCAGGGTGAGCGCCGATCGAATTCGAGAGGCTCTGCTCAACGGGGTTATCCCGGTGGTTGCCGGTTTTCAAGGGATCAACGAGCAGTCGGATGTCACGACGCTGGGGCGCGGAGGCTCCGATCTCACGGCCGTTGCGTTAGCAGCCGCGCTGAAGGCCGATCGATGCATCATCTTTACAGACGTCGACGGTGTCTATACATCGGACCCCAATATCGTGCCGGCGGCTCAACGCATCGACAAGATTTCCTATGAGGAAATGTTGGAAATGGCTAGTCTGGGCGCCAAGGTGCTGCAGAGCCGCTCCGTCGAATTTGCCGCAAAGTTCAATGTGCCGGTGGAGGTGAATTCCAGCTTCAAAGAAGGAAAGGGGACGCTCGTGACGCGTGAAGATGAGGACATGGAAGCGGTCGCGGTGTCGGGAGTGACCGGCGACCGGAATCAGGCGAAAATCACGATTGTGGGCGTGCCGGATAAACCAGGTATTGCATCGAAAGTCTTTGGGCCGGTGGCGAAGGCCCACATCAATGTTGATATGATCATCCAGAATATGGGCCAGTCCGGGATGACCGATATTTCCTTCACGATTCCACGGGTCGATATCAAGAAAGCGCTACCGCTGATTCAGGACGTGGCAAAAGGGATTGATGCCAAATCAGTCGCTGTGACCGAGGCGATTGCGAAGGTCTCGCTGGTCGGCGTCGGGATGCGTTCCCATTCGGGCGTTGCGGCCAAGATGTTCGATGTGCTGTCGGGGGAAGGTGTGAATATTCTTATGATCAGCACGTCGGAGATCAAGATCTCCTGTGTCATCGATGAAAAGTATGTGGAGCTTGCCATGCGTTCGCTACATACCGCCTTTGGGTTGGATCAGCCGCTGGCCGTGGACCGGGCCGCGAAGTAA
- a CDS encoding GspH/FimT family pseudopilin — protein MPKDRQMQEQGWSLAELLIVLAIMGVMTMLAWPSYQTLTARAQARSATAEIASELRLARQLAMARRERLRVIFDRDGRTITLRRADAEGILHVYSYADKGVVVEEPTAGPELLFQPSGRAATPTTVLVRDSQGRETRFTVSITGRVSAS, from the coding sequence ATGCCGAAAGACCGACAGATGCAGGAACAGGGCTGGAGTCTGGCAGAGCTCCTCATCGTCTTAGCGATCATGGGGGTCATGACGATGTTGGCCTGGCCGAGTTATCAGACGTTGACTGCTAGGGCTCAGGCGCGGAGCGCCACCGCAGAGATCGCTTCGGAGCTCCGGCTCGCCAGACAGCTGGCGATGGCCAGGCGAGAACGCCTTCGGGTCATATTCGATCGAGATGGCCGCACGATCACGCTACGGCGAGCGGATGCCGAGGGTATCCTGCACGTCTATTCCTATGCGGATAAGGGGGTGGTCGTGGAAGAGCCAACTGCCGGCCCTGAACTACTATTTCAGCCAAGTGGCCGGGCTGCAACCCCGACCACCGTTCTTGTGCGAGATAGCCAGGGCCGAGAAACTCGATTCACGGTGAGTATCACAGGAAGAGTGTCCGCATCATGA
- the cysS gene encoding cysteine--tRNA ligase: protein MLSIYNTLTGEKEPFHSLQLKTVRMYVCGVTVYDYCHIGHARSALVFDVIRRYLEFSGYQVEFVKNFTDVDDKIIKRAHERGVSCDVITAEFIEAYYQDMGKLGIRRATNEPKATEHMAEIIALVGTLIEKGLAYPVAGDVYFQVEKYQAYGRLSKRKLEDLQAGARVDVDERKRHPMDFALWKGSKPGEPSWESPWGPGRPGWHIECSAMAMRHLGETFDIHGGGMDLIFPHHENEIAQSCGATGKEFARYWIHNGFVQINHEKMSKSLGNFFTIREIFDKSEWPEDIAGEMLRYFLLATQYRGPLDFSDHAIKEAKQALDGFYDLFTRLTESAEESSADKGLTEVIEQCRVAFREALDDDFNTPMALAAVQKLRSDANKLVEQGLSTKARLQARAAFRELGSVLGLFQLDAWRFNSVRVPVSEVVSVQEDVLALVIESLSDTNIDAKLKERNEARKQKYFKKADEIRQFLASRGIVIEDKPDGTSRWKR, encoded by the coding sequence ATGCTTTCGATCTACAACACACTCACGGGGGAAAAAGAGCCGTTTCACTCGCTCCAGCTGAAGACCGTTCGAATGTATGTCTGTGGCGTGACCGTCTACGACTATTGCCATATCGGTCATGCGCGGAGCGCGCTCGTGTTCGATGTGATCCGACGCTATCTGGAGTTCAGCGGCTACCAGGTTGAATTCGTCAAGAACTTCACCGATGTGGATGACAAGATTATCAAGCGGGCACATGAACGGGGCGTGTCCTGCGACGTCATTACCGCTGAATTTATCGAGGCCTACTATCAGGACATGGGGAAGCTGGGCATTCGGCGGGCGACGAATGAGCCGAAAGCCACGGAACATATGGCCGAAATCATTGCGCTGGTCGGCACGTTGATTGAGAAAGGTCTCGCCTATCCAGTGGCCGGTGATGTTTATTTCCAGGTTGAAAAGTACCAGGCCTATGGCCGCCTCTCGAAACGGAAGCTCGAGGATTTGCAGGCCGGTGCCCGAGTGGATGTGGATGAACGAAAGCGTCATCCGATGGATTTTGCGCTGTGGAAGGGCAGCAAGCCGGGCGAGCCGTCATGGGAGAGTCCTTGGGGGCCAGGGCGACCGGGCTGGCATATTGAATGTTCCGCTATGGCGATGCGCCATTTAGGTGAGACGTTCGATATTCATGGTGGGGGAATGGATCTTATTTTCCCTCATCACGAAAACGAAATCGCCCAGTCATGTGGGGCGACAGGAAAAGAATTTGCGCGCTACTGGATTCACAACGGATTTGTGCAAATCAATCATGAGAAGATGTCCAAGTCCCTGGGGAATTTCTTCACGATCAGAGAGATCTTTGATAAATCCGAGTGGCCGGAGGATATCGCCGGAGAGATGCTGCGCTACTTTCTCCTCGCGACCCAATATCGTGGCCCGCTCGATTTTTCCGATCACGCCATTAAGGAAGCCAAGCAAGCGTTAGATGGATTCTACGATCTTTTCACGCGACTGACAGAGTCAGCAGAAGAATCCTCGGCTGACAAGGGGCTGACCGAAGTGATTGAGCAATGCCGAGTCGCATTTCGAGAGGCGCTGGACGATGATTTCAACACGCCAATGGCGCTCGCGGCTGTTCAGAAACTGAGAAGTGATGCCAATAAGCTCGTGGAGCAGGGGCTGTCAACGAAGGCGCGACTGCAGGCGCGCGCGGCTTTTAGGGAGCTGGGTTCTGTCCTGGGGCTCTTTCAATTAGACGCGTGGCGGTTTAACTCAGTTAGAGTTCCAGTATCCGAGGTTGTGTCTGTTCAAGAGGACGTACTTGCCTTAGTCATCGAAAGTCTGTCCGATACTAATATCGACGCGAAGCTCAAGGAACGAAATGAAGCCAGGAAACAGAAATATTTCAAGAAGGCCGACGAGATTCGTCAGTTCCTCGCCTCCCGCGGCATCGTCATTGAAGATAAGCCAGACGGCACCAGTCGCTGGAAGCGATAG
- the surE gene encoding 5'/3'-nucleotidase SurE yields MRIVVTNDDGIHSPGLTALAKALSKVGEVWVVAPDRERTAAAHAVTLHKPLRVQQLGPRIYAVSGTPVDCVNLAVLKLLPAPPDLLVSGINRGVNLGDDVLYSGTVSAAMEGTILGIPSMAVSQEGQEHFYFDAGARYAVRIARLIMKEGLPDETLVNLNIPDRPFKSITGVRVTCLSRRRFHNPIIEKVDPRGRTYYWIAGTRVSWSRSKDADHEALEQGAVSLTPIHLDTTNHAVLDRFRTWETVRRPDTRQVTAAVTPKGKKRG; encoded by the coding sequence ATGCGCATTGTAGTCACCAACGATGATGGGATTCACTCGCCCGGGTTGACGGCGCTGGCCAAGGCCTTATCCAAGGTGGGCGAGGTATGGGTCGTGGCGCCGGATCGTGAGCGGACCGCAGCAGCCCATGCGGTGACGCTCCATAAACCGCTACGAGTGCAGCAGTTGGGGCCGCGGATTTATGCGGTCAGTGGCACGCCGGTCGATTGTGTGAATCTGGCCGTGCTGAAACTTCTGCCTGCACCGCCCGACCTCCTCGTGTCGGGAATCAATCGAGGCGTGAATCTCGGCGACGATGTGTTGTATTCAGGAACGGTGTCGGCCGCGATGGAAGGAACGATTCTCGGTATTCCCTCCATGGCTGTCTCTCAGGAGGGGCAGGAGCATTTTTATTTCGACGCCGGGGCCCGGTATGCCGTTCGTATTGCACGTCTGATTATGAAAGAGGGTTTGCCGGATGAAACGCTGGTGAACCTGAATATTCCTGATCGGCCGTTCAAGTCCATCACCGGAGTCCGAGTCACCTGTCTCAGCCGCAGGCGCTTTCACAATCCGATCATCGAGAAAGTCGATCCTCGTGGTAGGACGTACTATTGGATCGCCGGGACTCGTGTGTCCTGGAGCCGAAGCAAAGATGCCGATCATGAGGCGCTGGAGCAAGGTGCGGTTTCGCTCACACCCATTCACCTTGATACGACCAATCACGCGGTGCTGGATCGATTCCGGACGTGGGAAACGGTGCGTCGACCGGATACGCGTCAGGTGACTGCAGCCGTAACGCCAAAGGGCAAGAAGAGGGGTTAG
- a CDS encoding LuxR C-terminal-related transcriptional regulator, producing MARTAPAAKPKPKTKTKPKPSLANLAPPPRKKRPESLTSREQEILELIWAGFKNKEIGQRLKISVKTVEAHRANMMKKMRVSNTAQLLKTAIQDGTIKIR from the coding sequence ATGGCACGGACCGCACCGGCTGCAAAGCCAAAACCGAAGACGAAAACGAAGCCCAAGCCGTCCCTGGCGAACCTCGCCCCGCCACCACGCAAGAAACGGCCAGAATCCCTCACCAGTCGCGAGCAGGAGATCCTTGAACTGATTTGGGCTGGGTTCAAAAACAAGGAAATCGGGCAGCGGCTCAAGATCAGCGTCAAGACCGTCGAAGCCCATCGGGCCAACATGATGAAAAAGATGCGTGTGTCGAATACCGCGCAGCTACTCAAAACCGCAATCCAAGACGGGACGATCAAGATCCGGTAG
- a CDS encoding MerR family transcriptional regulator, giving the protein MGNEPRLGSKVFYKIGEVSQIAELPAYVLRFWESEFPFLKPKKSRGNQRLYVRREVETVLEIKRMLYEEGHTLAGVKRYWARRGRVASQQLRPKELAQKLRGNLQAILKILESY; this is encoded by the coding sequence ATGGGGAACGAGCCCAGGCTGGGCAGCAAGGTTTTTTATAAAATCGGCGAAGTGAGCCAGATCGCCGAGCTGCCGGCTTACGTGCTCCGATTCTGGGAGTCGGAGTTCCCGTTTCTGAAGCCCAAGAAAAGTCGTGGGAATCAGCGCCTCTATGTCAGGCGGGAAGTCGAAACGGTGCTGGAGATCAAGCGGATGCTCTATGAAGAGGGGCATACCCTTGCAGGGGTGAAACGATATTGGGCCAGGCGAGGCCGGGTCGCAAGCCAGCAGCTACGGCCCAAAGAGCTCGCGCAGAAGCTGAGAGGGAATCTCCAGGCGATTCTCAAAATTCTGGAGTCGTATTAA
- the apgM gene encoding 2,3-bisphosphoglycerate-independent phosphoglycerate mutase: MKYVILHADGMADHSRQELGGRTPLQVASTPHLDRLAQAGELGLLASSPEHHRRGSGLMGTAILGYDPKKYYQGPGPFEAASLGVAVGEQDVAYRCTMVTLRADVQSGSKGGLNEIKKLGPHVVMDDATAGLISTEEARELIEAINEQLGSEMIQFYPGLGHRHLMVWGNGKSRAVCTDPQLLVGRPIADALPTGEGADFLWKLMDASFQILRDHPLNEERSAAGQKPANCLWLWGEGRALFWPSLSERFKMAGVVVSQSDVHRGLGIMAGLEAVDGSRLAGADLRTQAAVALEELVKKDFAYVHVELPDEVLYGSDVAAKVKAIEAIDRELVGPLLEGLAKLGSHRIVAFCDSGNVQQGQAAEGPGFFAYCDSTVAPSVGAGRRFIEADAQASTVPSRDATKFIVRLFARGS; the protein is encoded by the coding sequence ATGAAATATGTGATTCTCCATGCCGACGGGATGGCAGACCATTCTCGGCAGGAATTGGGCGGACGGACTCCTCTTCAGGTGGCCTCAACTCCTCACCTCGATCGCCTCGCGCAAGCCGGGGAGCTTGGACTCCTAGCCTCGTCGCCTGAGCATCATCGGCGTGGGAGCGGATTGATGGGGACGGCCATTCTCGGATACGACCCCAAAAAATACTACCAAGGTCCCGGCCCGTTCGAGGCAGCCAGTCTGGGGGTTGCCGTCGGCGAGCAGGATGTGGCCTATCGCTGCACGATGGTCACGTTGCGGGCAGACGTGCAGTCCGGGAGCAAAGGTGGATTAAACGAGATCAAGAAACTGGGGCCGCATGTGGTGATGGACGATGCGACCGCCGGCCTGATTTCGACTGAAGAGGCTCGCGAATTGATTGAGGCGATCAATGAGCAGCTCGGGTCTGAGATGATTCAGTTCTATCCCGGATTAGGCCATCGTCATCTCATGGTGTGGGGCAATGGGAAGTCACGAGCCGTCTGTACGGATCCACAATTATTGGTTGGTCGACCGATTGCCGATGCCTTGCCGACGGGAGAGGGAGCGGATTTTCTCTGGAAGCTCATGGACGCGTCGTTTCAGATTTTGCGTGATCATCCCCTCAACGAAGAACGGAGTGCGGCGGGACAGAAGCCGGCCAATTGTCTCTGGCTCTGGGGCGAAGGCCGTGCCCTGTTCTGGCCAAGCCTTTCTGAACGATTCAAGATGGCCGGTGTCGTGGTCTCTCAGAGCGATGTCCACCGCGGCCTTGGCATCATGGCCGGGCTTGAAGCTGTAGATGGCTCGCGATTGGCCGGTGCAGATCTTCGTACCCAGGCGGCGGTTGCCCTGGAGGAACTCGTCAAAAAAGATTTTGCCTACGTGCATGTGGAGTTGCCTGACGAGGTGCTCTATGGGTCGGATGTCGCAGCGAAGGTGAAGGCGATCGAAGCGATCGATCGCGAGCTGGTCGGGCCGCTGCTCGAAGGGCTGGCCAAATTGGGCTCCCATCGTATCGTGGCCTTCTGCGATTCCGGCAACGTGCAACAAGGTCAGGCTGCAGAAGGTCCCGGGTTTTTCGCCTATTGTGACAGTACGGTGGCTCCCTCTGTGGGAGCCGGACGGAGATTTATCGAAGCCGATGCTCAGGCTTCGACCGTGCCGTCTCGTGATGCGACGAAGTTCATCGTGCGATTATTCGCAAGAGGATCCTGA